From Streptomyces asiaticus, one genomic window encodes:
- a CDS encoding polymorphic toxin-type HINT domain-containing protein, producing the protein MDEGRARKAGVKGVLLKAVASAKGGSAKLGISYADFAAAYGGDWAGRLTLVQLPACALTTPQKAGCRTQSPLRAVNKRHKEQLSAPLTFAAKPGGEVKVLAVAAAAKSGGGDYKATPLSASSTWESGGSSGSFTWTYPLGMPPAAAGPAPDLSISYDSGSVDGRTANTNNQGSWIGEGFDLTSSYIERKYGSCNDDGQDDKFDLCWKYDNASLVLNGKATELVKDDTSGTWRLKNDDASTVQHSTGADNGDDNGEYWTVTTGDGTKYVFGLDKLDGAAADDRTASVWTVPVFGDDEGEPGYSSGSSFGERDKKQAWRWNLDYVEDTHNNAMTYWYNAEHNNYAKNGKDDPGTDYIRGGYLKEIRYGQRADALFSATPSASNKVTFTVAERCMASGTGCDSLNEDHRDNWPDVPFDAVCKDGDKCSGNVGPSFFTRKRLTDITTYFWNATAATPGYEPVDSWALKQTYLDPGDTGDSSDQSLWLDEIKRTGKRGSDISLDPVKFTHTWLTNRVDGATDDILSLEKPRVKTITSEAGAQTIVDYAEADCVAGRTMPKADENTKRCFPVYWSPNGAADPQLDWFQKYPVTGVRTTDPKGGSEAVAHSYTYEGGAAWHYNDDPMTPAKQRTWSEWRGYGKVIHRTGSGDSTRSRTVTVYMRGMDGDRVLTPDGKGVDPDKRKTVTVKGITAAEITDSDPYAGFTRESVTYNGDAEVSGSISDPWSKRTATQHKSYADTEAYYVRTRATHDRTRITSGISPVDRVRTQTTTYDDFGMPATVEDDGDDAVSGDETCTRNWYARNDKAGISSLIARAQTVSRRCSVTAADLDLPADSSRRGDVVSDVATAYDSTTWSEDQTPTRGEIRWTGRAKGYADSNDPSWQKVETTTYDTLGRPKTVKDALDRTTATTAYTPETAGPLTSTVTADAKGFTTITTVDPARGSPLKVTDPNKKITETEYDSLGRVTKVWLPNRSNAVKEKPNYVYGYKVTNAALPWISTGTLKGDGSGYNTTYEIFDSLLRPRQIQEPSPVGGRVISQTLYDDRGLAVSSQADIWDEKNGPSGEAVETDGGQAPTQTDTKYDGAGRPVQAVTKVRGADRWTTTTTYTGDTAATTAPAGGSAVAEVTNALGRVTERREYPGTSPTGTKYTSTKFTYTPDGDQKTIVGPDNATWTYTYDLFGRLSTADDPDKGKTSTHYDELDHISSTDDANKNTLLYEYDELGRRTGMWQSSKTAANKLASWTFDTLAKGQQDSATRYEGGVDGKAYTRKVTKYNSLYQPTGSQLLLPGNDPLVQAGVPSTLAFSTDYGLDGTVKKTGEPAVGGLSGESVSYTYNATGQQLTTSGASSYLLDAVYSPVGDLRQLELGTSPASDSKKLYTSYEYEDGTRRLTRGFTRDETYGYLLQDLKYTQDDAGNVTSIFDGTNLGGTGKADYQCFGYDGYRRLAEAWTPRAADCADSGRTTENLGGAAPYWTSYTYNVAGQRESETQHAVAGDTTTTYAYGTAKGQPHPLAGTRTTKPGSTPSATAAYTYDAAGNTTTRPGTQAEQTLAWNTEGRLAASSEPAKGGKAATGTGYLYDADGELLIRRATTADGDTVLYLGATEVRLTARGSAKTLTGTRYYTGAGQTIAERTGTKGQSTTKLTFLAADNHGTGTLAVDVDTRAVTKRYTTPFGAPRGTKPTTWPDDKAFLGKPADSVTGLTHIGAREYDPVTGQFISLDPLLTPDQGQSLNGYSYANQNPVTDSDPTGLCVDPGNGHCMPTNGGDAGKDAPPENHYPSGGGWHHGGGGGGGGGRGGGGGGGGGTASTSAFYPTPAPSPGPPPVPGPYHDEKAGTGLFSALKLAVDFFGPDTSEWKKCGDFKLSGCLWAAADLPGPGKALKGVKIWKKARKAEKKADDAVDAAEKAVEKCHSFTKETQVELADGGHSDIKKIKVGDKVLATDPETGKSEARPVVATIVTNDDKDFTDLTVKTGDRPASIIATDTHPFWVTSEARWVDAGDVITGMQLRTDKGKTVTVTSVRHFTKLQRTYDLTVSRTHTYYVLAGATPVLVHNSNCGIRQHDKARGAAGVDEMTETFEKFYNKSDIYSESYGNGLDLWTPYGRRQVDIAVRNPDGNLHLYEVKVNKSNYTRGQRRKDEWLAKTYGFETSVVRRGTECPICNP; encoded by the coding sequence ATGGACGAAGGCCGAGCTCGGAAGGCCGGGGTCAAGGGCGTGCTCCTCAAGGCCGTCGCCTCGGCCAAGGGGGGAAGCGCGAAGCTCGGCATCAGCTACGCGGACTTCGCCGCGGCATACGGCGGTGACTGGGCCGGACGCCTGACCCTCGTGCAGCTACCGGCGTGCGCGCTGACGACACCGCAGAAGGCCGGCTGTCGTACGCAGAGCCCTCTTCGGGCGGTCAACAAGCGGCACAAGGAGCAGCTCTCCGCACCGCTCACCTTCGCCGCGAAGCCGGGTGGCGAGGTGAAGGTCCTGGCGGTGGCCGCCGCTGCCAAGTCCGGCGGTGGCGACTACAAGGCGACGCCGCTTTCCGCCTCGTCCACGTGGGAGTCGGGTGGGTCCTCGGGCTCCTTCACATGGACGTATCCGCTGGGCATGCCTCCCGCAGCGGCTGGGCCCGCACCGGATCTGTCGATCTCGTACGACTCCGGCAGCGTCGACGGACGAACGGCGAACACCAACAACCAGGGTTCCTGGATCGGTGAGGGATTCGATCTCACCTCGTCGTACATCGAGCGCAAGTACGGCAGTTGCAACGACGACGGACAGGACGACAAGTTCGATCTGTGCTGGAAGTACGACAACGCCTCGCTCGTGCTCAACGGCAAGGCGACGGAACTGGTGAAGGACGACACCAGCGGCACGTGGCGGCTGAAGAACGACGATGCCTCCACCGTCCAGCACTCCACCGGTGCCGACAACGGAGACGACAACGGCGAGTACTGGACCGTCACCACGGGCGACGGCACCAAGTACGTCTTCGGACTCGACAAGCTGGACGGCGCGGCCGCGGACGACCGCACGGCGTCGGTCTGGACCGTGCCGGTCTTCGGCGACGACGAGGGAGAGCCTGGCTACTCCTCGGGCTCGTCCTTCGGTGAGCGCGACAAGAAGCAGGCATGGCGCTGGAACCTCGACTACGTCGAGGACACCCACAACAACGCCATGACGTACTGGTACAACGCCGAGCACAACAACTACGCCAAGAACGGCAAGGACGACCCCGGCACCGACTACATACGCGGCGGCTATCTCAAGGAGATCCGCTACGGGCAGCGCGCCGATGCTCTGTTCTCCGCGACCCCCTCTGCCTCGAACAAGGTCACATTCACCGTCGCGGAACGCTGCATGGCCTCCGGCACCGGCTGCGACTCGCTGAACGAGGATCACCGTGACAACTGGCCGGACGTGCCCTTCGACGCGGTGTGCAAGGACGGTGACAAGTGCTCCGGCAACGTCGGCCCTTCCTTCTTCACGCGCAAGCGCCTGACGGACATCACCACCTACTTCTGGAACGCGACCGCTGCCACACCCGGTTACGAACCCGTCGACTCCTGGGCGCTCAAGCAGACCTATCTCGACCCCGGTGACACGGGCGACTCGTCCGACCAGTCCTTGTGGCTGGACGAGATCAAGCGCACTGGAAAGCGCGGCAGTGACATCTCTCTGGATCCGGTGAAGTTCACTCACACCTGGCTCACGAACCGTGTGGACGGTGCGACGGACGACATTCTGTCCCTGGAAAAGCCACGGGTGAAGACCATCACCTCTGAGGCCGGCGCCCAGACCATCGTCGACTACGCGGAAGCCGACTGCGTCGCGGGCCGGACGATGCCGAAGGCGGATGAGAACACCAAGCGCTGCTTCCCGGTCTACTGGTCACCCAACGGTGCGGCCGACCCGCAGCTCGACTGGTTCCAGAAGTATCCGGTGACCGGTGTGCGGACCACCGACCCCAAGGGCGGCTCCGAAGCCGTTGCCCACTCCTACACGTACGAGGGAGGCGCGGCCTGGCACTACAACGACGATCCGATGACGCCGGCGAAGCAACGCACCTGGTCGGAGTGGCGGGGCTACGGCAAGGTCATCCACCGAACCGGCTCCGGCGACAGCACGAGGTCCAGGACCGTCACCGTCTACATGCGCGGCATGGACGGCGACCGCGTACTGACACCCGATGGCAAGGGCGTCGACCCGGACAAGCGGAAAACGGTCACGGTCAAGGGAATCACGGCCGCCGAGATCACCGACTCCGACCCGTACGCCGGTTTCACACGCGAGTCGGTGACCTACAACGGGGACGCCGAGGTGTCCGGCAGCATCAGCGACCCGTGGTCCAAGCGCACCGCCACCCAGCACAAGTCCTACGCGGACACCGAGGCATATTACGTTCGGACCAGGGCCACCCACGATCGCACCAGAATCACCAGCGGCATCAGCCCGGTGGACAGGGTTCGCACCCAGACCACCACCTATGACGACTTCGGCATGCCCGCCACCGTCGAGGACGACGGTGACGACGCGGTCAGCGGTGACGAGACCTGCACCCGCAACTGGTACGCACGCAACGACAAGGCGGGCATCAGCTCACTGATCGCGCGTGCCCAGACCGTGTCGCGTAGGTGCTCGGTCACGGCCGCTGACCTCGATCTTCCCGCTGACTCCTCGCGTCGCGGTGACGTCGTCTCTGATGTGGCCACCGCGTACGACAGCACCACTTGGTCGGAGGACCAGACTCCCACCCGGGGAGAAATCCGCTGGACCGGCCGCGCCAAGGGCTACGCCGACAGCAACGACCCCAGCTGGCAGAAGGTCGAGACCACGACCTACGACACGCTGGGTCGACCGAAGACTGTCAAGGACGCTCTCGACCGCACCACTGCCACCACCGCCTACACGCCCGAGACGGCCGGTCCGCTGACCTCCACCGTGACCGCCGATGCCAAGGGCTTCACGACCATCACCACGGTCGATCCGGCGCGGGGTTCGCCGCTCAAGGTCACCGACCCCAACAAGAAGATCACCGAGACCGAGTACGACAGCCTCGGCCGGGTGACCAAGGTGTGGCTGCCCAACCGGTCCAATGCCGTCAAGGAGAAGCCCAACTACGTATACGGCTACAAGGTCACCAACGCAGCCCTGCCGTGGATCTCCACGGGCACGCTCAAGGGCGACGGCTCCGGATACAACACCACCTACGAAATCTTCGACAGCCTGCTGCGCCCCCGTCAGATCCAGGAGCCCTCGCCGGTCGGCGGGCGGGTGATCTCGCAGACGTTGTACGACGACCGCGGTCTGGCCGTCTCTTCTCAAGCCGACATCTGGGACGAGAAGAACGGTCCGTCGGGCGAGGCGGTGGAAACCGACGGCGGTCAGGCGCCCACCCAGACCGACACGAAGTACGACGGCGCCGGCCGCCCGGTCCAGGCGGTCACCAAGGTCCGCGGCGCCGACCGCTGGACCACGACGACCACCTACACCGGCGACACCGCCGCGACCACTGCCCCGGCGGGCGGGTCAGCCGTCGCCGAGGTCACCAACGCCCTGGGGCGGGTCACCGAGCGCCGTGAGTACCCGGGCACCAGCCCGACCGGCACGAAGTACACGAGCACGAAGTTCACCTACACACCGGACGGTGACCAGAAGACCATCGTCGGCCCGGACAACGCCACATGGACGTACACCTACGATCTCTTCGGGCGACTGAGCACGGCTGACGACCCCGACAAGGGCAAGACGTCCACGCACTACGACGAGCTCGACCACATCAGCTCCACGGACGACGCGAACAAGAACACCCTGCTGTACGAGTACGACGAACTCGGCCGCAGAACCGGCATGTGGCAGTCCTCCAAGACGGCCGCCAACAAGTTGGCGTCCTGGACCTTCGACACCCTCGCGAAGGGGCAGCAGGACTCGGCGACCCGCTATGAAGGCGGCGTCGACGGCAAGGCGTACACCCGTAAAGTCACGAAATACAACAGTCTCTACCAGCCGACCGGGTCCCAGCTCCTCCTGCCGGGGAACGACCCGCTCGTACAGGCCGGCGTACCCTCCACACTGGCCTTCTCCACCGACTACGGGCTCGATGGCACGGTCAAGAAGACCGGAGAGCCGGCCGTGGGCGGGCTGTCGGGCGAGTCGGTCTCCTATACATACAACGCGACCGGCCAGCAGCTCACCACCTCGGGCGCGTCCAGCTATCTGCTGGACGCCGTCTATTCCCCGGTCGGGGACCTGCGCCAGCTGGAGCTGGGAACATCCCCCGCCTCGGACAGCAAGAAGCTGTACACGAGCTATGAGTACGAGGACGGGACTCGACGCCTGACACGCGGCTTCACACGGGATGAGACCTACGGATACCTGCTCCAGGACCTGAAGTACACGCAGGATGACGCCGGGAACGTGACGTCGATTTTCGACGGCACGAACCTCGGCGGCACCGGCAAGGCCGACTACCAGTGCTTCGGCTACGACGGCTATCGGCGCCTGGCCGAGGCATGGACGCCGAGGGCGGCGGACTGCGCGGATTCCGGCCGGACCACCGAGAACCTCGGCGGCGCCGCCCCGTACTGGACGTCCTACACCTACAACGTGGCGGGCCAGCGGGAATCCGAGACTCAGCACGCGGTGGCGGGCGATACGACGACAACCTATGCGTATGGCACGGCCAAGGGGCAGCCGCATCCCTTGGCCGGGACCCGCACGACCAAGCCGGGAAGCACACCGTCCGCCACTGCCGCGTACACGTACGACGCCGCAGGTAACACGACCACACGGCCGGGCACCCAGGCCGAACAGACCCTGGCCTGGAACACCGAAGGCAGACTCGCGGCCTCCTCGGAACCGGCGAAGGGCGGGAAGGCGGCCACGGGGACCGGCTACCTCTACGACGCCGACGGCGAGCTCCTCATCCGCCGTGCCACGACGGCTGACGGGGACACGGTCCTCTACCTGGGCGCCACCGAGGTCCGTCTCACTGCCCGGGGCTCGGCGAAGACCTTGACCGGCACCCGCTATTACACCGGCGCCGGGCAGACCATCGCGGAGCGCACCGGCACAAAGGGCCAGTCCACCACGAAGCTGACCTTCCTCGCCGCCGACAACCACGGCACCGGCACCCTGGCCGTCGATGTCGACACCCGCGCGGTCACCAAGCGCTACACCACCCCCTTCGGCGCTCCGCGTGGTACCAAGCCCACCACATGGCCGGACGACAAGGCGTTCCTCGGCAAGCCGGCCGACAGCGTCACCGGCCTCACCCACATCGGCGCCCGCGAATACGACCCCGTCACGGGCCAATTCATCAGCCTCGACCCGCTCCTCACTCCCGACCAGGGGCAGTCCCTCAACGGCTACAGCTATGCCAACCAGAATCCGGTCACTGACTCGGACCCCACCGGCCTCTGCGTAGACCCCGGCAACGGGCACTGCATGCCGACCAACGGCGGAGACGCCGGTAAAGACGCCCCACCGGAGAACCACTACCCCAGCGGTGGTGGTTGGCACCATGGCGGTGGTGGCGGAGGCGGAGGCGGCAGAGGTGGAGGTGGAGGTGGAGGTGGGGGCACTGCATCCACTTCGGCTTTCTACCCGACGCCCGCGCCGAGTCCCGGACCTCCACCTGTGCCCGGCCCTTATCACGATGAGAAAGCCGGCACGGGACTGTTCAGTGCCTTAAAACTGGCGGTGGACTTCTTCGGACCGGACACATCGGAATGGAAGAAGTGCGGAGACTTCAAACTCTCCGGGTGTCTTTGGGCCGCGGCTGATCTGCCGGGCCCGGGGAAGGCCCTCAAGGGCGTCAAGATCTGGAAGAAGGCACGGAAAGCCGAGAAGAAGGCCGACGATGCGGTCGACGCAGCCGAGAAGGCGGTCGAGAAGTGCCACAGCTTCACCAAAGAAACGCAAGTAGAACTCGCAGACGGCGGCCACAGCGACATCAAGAAAATCAAGGTCGGCGACAAGGTCCTCGCCACCGATCCCGAAACCGGGAAGAGCGAGGCCCGCCCGGTCGTTGCGACGATCGTCACCAACGATGACAAGGACTTCACCGACCTCACAGTGAAGACCGGTGACCGACCCGCGTCGATCATCGCCACCGACACCCACCCGTTCTGGGTAACGAGCGAGGCCCGCTGGGTGGACGCCGGCGACGTCATCACCGGCATGCAGCTCCGCACGGACAAGGGCAAGACCGTGACGGTCACCTCCGTGCGCCACTTCACGAAGCTGCAACGCACCTACGACCTCACAGTCAGTAGAACCCACACGTACTATGTGCTGGCGGGGGCTACGCCGGTCCTCGTTCACAACAGCAACTGCGGCATTCGCCAGCACGACAAAGCCCGCGGCGCTGCCGGTGTCGATGAAATGACAGAGACGTTTGAGAAGTTCTACAACAAGTCTGATATCTACAGCGAGAGCTACGGGAATGGACTTGATTTGTGGACCCCTTACGGCAGGCGTCAAGTGGATATCGCGGTCAGGAATCCAGACGGAAACCTTCACCTTTATGAGGTGAAGGTGAATAAATCGAATTACACCAGGGGTCAGCGAAGGAAGGACGAATGGCTAGCGAAGACGTATGGGTTTGAAACCTCGGTCGTCCGGCGCGGTACAGAGTGTCCAATCTGCAACCCCTAA